In Drosophila willistoni isolate 14030-0811.24 chromosome XR unlocalized genomic scaffold, UCI_dwil_1.1 Seg144, whole genome shotgun sequence, one DNA window encodes the following:
- the LOC6639180 gene encoding uncharacterized protein LOC6639180 isoform X4: MHGYPVMQFVQYSMPPPCSWVPAPPPPNANAMDPHHRGAGALAHRHGAGIKKYVVWCLICGGFSCLLGVLFLGVYFLLHSYTITVGNFETVPTFVPATLLILTGICIMSLARRRNRYSYLIKLSGACGLVSALTCALVTVTTTVLHMSRLQALRECEYAQKTRTCTCYSDLIESQVDRVDKGVRLVFDSLSDCGVVHGSLYSCLRAIFGLSVAGVLIAVFGCMLVYQLLSHERKKMYWEQLELRCRSLYASQAPPPSLGPGRLMNCRCCEQCHAHRQLTLPLQATAYPWDEASVAAAAAAAVAAGGGGGGGQPEQRFWAQPPGNFYSPNPGGDLDPTGCRSSGGAGDRSANGSRSGSGWSWPRMPWQRTTPDAGRRFRQAAASPDSQYGFSSAAAVAAAAAAAAAADGNQMLIDDSNVAVSSAYNALPPPNALPYGVWGPPPPYSNSPARRGGYYQYLQPGACLMTGTNSVGGGGGGVGTVALTQEQLHHSQPQPHTHLQQQQQHQQQQQQQQLTQQQQQHHRLQGQSATLERMDGLSGSGGHLVNPLNSSRSAVAVAAAAAAYKTKVEYENTNTPSDSDGGMDVRNVGTARDRDRCSNTLPTRKLKKRIEAGTGAKSIGPQSNSSHHHYHHHNHHQQQQQQQQQQQQQQRPNLQQLFAKPEQLQQQQQQQQQQQQQLSNSSSNQNGVENNGYQDSNGAIAKDQNVVVQDPAESEVYFADVSSCCNMSVKNDNYYDNAHRHHQHQHQHPPQHQHSHHQHQHSNCSQSSNTTSSNNNNSANEDYLAQRFGRREHSIRSRLPIPQSRRLNDADDDDDDDDDGDEEDDVDDDYETSNLNVPTHKEQQLQKEISRQSMCSVESEAKTEFTDLSPSTPCGGVLPPPPANFASDPPPPPSVVAAAAAAAPASAGQQSSNFVASFPYSSESQCLEAHRRSTKNMASGGGSASIGGGASDSHYEVINDRSNGVAGGPFISFCSSTKHKSKSKSRSREQLDTSYGGGGGDRSSDWSSDGGRL, from the exons ATGCATGGCTATCCGGTTATGCAGTTTGTGCAATACAGCATGCCCCCGCCCTGTTCTTGGGTGCCAGCACCACCCCCACCCAATGCCAATGCAATGGATCCCCATCATCGTGGTGCCGGAGCATTGG CTCATCGGCATGGAGCTGGCATTAAGAAATATGTGGTCTGGTGTCTCATCTGTGGTGGCTTTAGTTGCCTATTGGGTGTCCTGTTCCTTGGCGTTTATTTCCTGCTGCACTCGTACACGATTACGGTGGGAAATTTTGAAACGGTGCCGACATTTGTGCCCGCCACATTGCTCATTCTCACGGGCATTTGCATCATGAGCCTGGCTCGTCGGCGCAATCGATACAGCTATTTG ATCAAACTGTCGGGAGCCTGTGGTCTTGTGTCCGCCTTGACATGTGCCCTGGTCACAGTGACCACCACTGTCCTTCATATGAGCCGCTTGCAGGCCTTGAGGGAATGTGAATATGCTCAGAAAACTCGCACTTGCACCTGCTACTCTGATCTCATTGAATCGCAAGTGGATCGCGTGGATAAAG GTGTGCGCCTTGTCTTCGATTCGCTATCCGACTGTGGTGTCGTCCATGGTTCATTGTATTCCTGTTTGCGGGCCATCTTTGGCCTATCTGTGGCTGGTGTCCTAATTGCCGTCTTTGGTTGCATGCTGGTCTATCAGTTGCTCAGTCATGAGCGCAAGAAAATGTACTGGGAGCAACTGGAGCTGCGTTGTCGTTCCCTCTATGCCAGCCAGGCACCGCCACCAAGCCTAGGACCGGGACGCCTGATGAACTGCCGCTGTTGTGAACAATGTCATGCCCACAGGCAATTGACTCTGCCCCTGCAGGCCACTGCCTATCCATGGGATGAGGCCAGTgtggcggcggcagcagctgcCGCTGTCGCTGctggtggcggtggcggtggtggcCAACCCGAGCAGCGTTTCTGGGCTCAACCGCCTGGTAATTTTTACTCTCCAAATCCGGGTGGTGATTTGGATCCAACGGGTTGTCGCAGCAGCGGTGGCGCCGGCGATCGCAGCGCTAATGGCAGTCGCAGTGGCAGTGGCTGGAGTTGGCCACGTATGCCATGGCAACGCACCACTCCGGATGCTGGACGACGCTTTCGTCAAGCAGCTGCCAGTCCGGACTCTCAGTATGGTTTCAGTTCGGCAGCAGctgtggcagcagcagccgctgcAGCGGCCGCAGCCGATGGCAATCAGATGCTAATCGATGACTCTAACGTGGCGGTGTCCAGTGCTTATAATGCGCTGCCACCGCCAAACGCTTTGCCCTACGGTGTGTGGGGACCACCGCCGCCCTATAGCAACAGTCCGGCCAGGCGGGGCGGCTATTATCAGTATCTACAGCCAGGGGCATGCCTAATGACGGGCACAAATTCTGtaggtggcggcggcggcggcgtaGGCACAGTTGCCTTGACACAGGAGCAACTGCATCATTCTCAGCCTCAGCCTCATACTCatttgcagcagcagcagcaacaccaacagcaacaacagcagcagcaactaacgcagcagcaacagcaacatcatcgTCTGCAAGGACAATCGGCCACCTTGGAGCGCATGGACGGCCTTAGTGGAAGTGGTGGTCATCTGGTTAACCCTTTGAATAGCTCACGAtcggcggtggcggtggcggcagcggcggcggcatataaaacaaaagtgGAATATGAGAACACAAACACACCATCGGACAGTGACGGGGGCATGGATGTGAGAAATGTGGGCACTGCCAGAGATCGTGATCGTTGCTCAAATACATTGCCAACAAGGAAATTAAAGAAACGCATTGAAGCTGGCACTGGGGCCAAGAGTATTGGACCACAATCAAATTCCAGTCATCATCactatcatcatcataatcatcatcagcagcagcagcagcagcaacaacagcagcagcaacagcaacgaccCAATCTTCAGCAACTGTTTGCTAAGCCggagcaactgcagcagcagcaacaacagcagcagcaacagcaacagcaactatCCAACTCAAGTTCAAATCAAAATGGTGTGGAGAACAATGGTTATCAGGACTCAAATGGGGCCATAGCCAAAGATCAGAATGTTGTTGTCCAGGATCCAGCTGAATCGGAAGTCTATTTTGCCGATGTTAGCAGCTGCTGCAATATGTCCGTTAAGAATGATAACTACTATGACAATGCACATCgacatcatcagcatcagcatcagcatccgCCTCAGCATCAGCACTCgcatcatcaacatcagcaCAGCAATTGCAGCCAGAGTAGCAATACCACTTCTAGTAACAACAATAATTCGGCTAATGAGGATTATTTGGCTCAACGTTTTGGCCGACGCGAGCATTCCATACGTAGCCGTTTGCCCATACCACAGAGTAGACGCCTCAATGATgcggatgatgatgatgacgacgacgacgacggcgacgaagaggatgatgttgatgatgactACGAGACCTCCAATCTGAATGTGCCCACACACAAGGAGCAGCAGCTGCAAAAAGAAATCTCACGGCAAAGTATGTGCTCTGTGGAATCGGAGGCCAAGACTGAGTTCACCGATCTCTCGCCATCGACTCCATGCGGTGGGGTATTACCACCGCCGCCAGCTAATTTCGCTAGTgatccaccaccaccaccatcagtagtagcagcagcagcagcagcagcaccagcatcAGCCGGACAACAGTCATCCAATTTTGTGGCCTCCTTTCCGTATTCATCGGAATCACAGTGCCTGGAGGCGCATCGACGTTCCACCAAGAATATGGCAAGCGGCGGTGGCTCAGCATCAATTGGTGGTGGTGCGAGCGATTCTCACTACGAGGTGATCAACGATCGTTCGAACGGTGTGGCCGGCGGtccatttatttcattttgcagCAGCACCAAACACAAATCGAAATCAAAGTCCCGATCCCGTGAGCAATTGGACACTAGctatggtggtggtgggggaGATCGCTCCTCCGATTGGTCATCCGATGGTGGACGATTGTGA